A stretch of DNA from Pseudonocardia hierapolitana:
TCTCCGGCGAGCGGCGCCATCGCCGCCTGCTGGACGTGCTCGGACCGCTCGACCCGGCGCTGATCACGGCGCTCGACCGGTGGAGCGCGATGCTCGCCACCGGGTCCACGGACGCACGGCGCTATGTGGACCCGGCGCGCGAGGCGCAGGATGCCATCGAAGGCGTCGTGCGGCGGATGGACAGGGCCACCGATCCCGGCGATCCCGATCGGCTGCTCTTCCCCGCCGGGAGCCCGGAGCAGGTCCGCGTCGCCCGCGCCGTGCGGATGGTGGCGATCGAGCTCGGGCTGGAGGCCGGCGAGGTCCTGCTCGGCGAGCTCGCGCCGCCCGGTGATCCGATGGCGGGCCTGCGGCGACGGCTCGCGGAGATGCGCGAGGACCAGAAGCGGCTCACGTCCGAGCGCGACGCCCGCATGTGGGGGCCCCTGCTCGCCGCGATCGCGCTGCGGCCCACGTATGCGGCCGCGCTCAGCGGGCGGACCGTCAGGGCCTTGACCGCCGCCGCCATCGCGTTCGACACCACGGCCACCGCGACGGCACCCGATCCGGCTGCGCTGGAGGCGGCCGCCGACGACCTGATCGGGGCCGCTCAGCAGGCCCGCACGGCGGGCGCCGCGCTGCGGGAGTTCGACCGCCAGGAGGTCGTTCACCTCGCCGACCTGCTCCAGGAGATCGTCGCCGAGCAGCTCGCGCGGTGGCCGGGCCCGCTCGCCACGAAGGCCGCCGCGCTGCGGGCCACGATCCCCACCCTGCCGCTCCCGGCCGCCGGCGTGAGCCTGGACCGGTTCTGGAGCGAGCAGAGGGCCGGGGCACTGGCGACGCTTCCCGCGGAGATCGCGGCGCAGGTCAGCGGCGCGATGAGCCTCCACCTCGGCGCGGAGCTCGCCAGGCTGACGGCGCTCACCGAGGCCGGTGACGGCGCGGCGACCGCGGAGCAGGCGTGGACGGTGCTCCGGATCCTGCGCGCGTACAAGGCCACCGCATCCCGGCTGCCGGTCAACCGGGCCGATGCCAAGGCCCGCCTGCACACGGTGATCGACGCGGTGGCCGTGGCGGTGCTGCGGCAGCTACCGGCCCCGCCGGCCGGGTGAGCCGCCTGCTGCGCACATCCGTCCGGCGAGTGGCGATGATTCCGGCCTGCGGCGTGCGACTCCCCTCCTGACCGGTTCCCACCAGCCTCCAGGAGGACGCGTTGTCGCACGCGACGATCGCCACCGTCTCGACCCTCACCGTCCCGGGCGCGCGCCTGCACTACGAGGTGCGCGGCTCCGGCCCGCTCGTGGTGCTCGCAGGCGCGCCGATGGACGCGGCGGCGTTCGCGCCGCTCGCCGACCAGCTCGCCGCCGACCACACCGTGGTCACCACCGATCCGCGCGGCATCCACCGCAGCCCGCTCGACGACCCCGACCAGGATTCGACCCCGGATCTGCGCGCGGACGACCTCGCCCGGCTCATCGTGCACCTCGACGCCGGGCCGGCCACGGTGTTCGGGTCGAGCGGCGGCGCGGTGACCGCGCTCGCCCTCGTCCAGTCCCACCCGGAGCTCGTGCGGACGAGCATCGCGCACGAGCCGCCGTCCTTCGCGCTGCTGGCGAACCGCGAGCAGCTCGCCGCGCAGACCGAGGACATCATCGCGACCTACCTGACGGGCGACACCCTCGGGGCATGGGCGAAGTTCATGGACCAGGCGAACATCGTGCTGCCCGACGGCGTGCTCGGGCAGATGTTCGGCGGAGAGCGCGACCCTCAGGTCGTCGCCGATGAGCACCGCTGGTTCACCCACGAGCTGCGCGGCACCGTCCACTGGCAGCCCGACCTCGAGGCGCTGCACGCGGCGGCACCCCGGGTCGTCATCGGGATCGGCGAGGAGTCGGCAGGCCAGCACTGCGACCGGGCCTCTCGCGCCCTCGCCGCCGCGCTGGACGTCGAGCCGATCATGTTCCCCGGCGACCACATCGGGTTCGTCGAGGACCCCGAGCGCTTCGCAGCCCGGCTCCGCGCGGTCCGGAGCCAGGACGGGTGAGCCGGGTTGCCGGTCGGGGTCCGGTGCGTGCACCGTTGGCACCCCTCGGCACTCCAGCTGTTCCTCCCGACGGGAGACCGGATGCGCGCTACCGACGCGGTGCAGCGCGGTCGTGAGTCGTACGCGCTCCACGCCTGGCGTGACGCCTACGAGGCCCTGGCGGCGGCCGACGAGCACGCGCGGCTCGAGGCGCAGGACCTCGACCGGCTCGCGATGGCCGCCTACTTGATCGGCAGGGACGATGCCGCGGCCGAGGGGCTCGAGCGAGCCCACCTCGCGTTCCTCGATCAGGGCGAGGTGGGCCGGGCGGTGCGCTGCGCGTTCTGGCTCGGCATCTTCCTGTTCCTGCGCGGTCGCCACGCCGAGGGCGGTGGCTGGCTGGGCCGGGCAGGGCGCCTGCTGGAGCCGGCGCGGGACACCGTCGAACGCGGCTACCTCCTGGTCCCCGGCGCGTTGCAGGCCCTGCAGTCCGGTGACCCGAGCACGGCACACGAGGTGTTCCGCGAAGCCGCGGGTATCGCCGACCGTTTCGGTGACCCGGATCTGGTGGCGTTGAGCCGGCTGGGTTGCGGCCAGGCGCTGGTCGCGATGGGCAACGCGACCGACGGGGTGGCGATGCTCGACGAGGCGATGCTCGCGGTGACCACCGGCGAGGTCTCGGCCGTCGCTGCCGGGATCGTCTACTGCGCGCTGATCATCGCGTGCCGCGACATCTTCGACTGGCGCCGGGCCCAGGAGTGGACGGTGGCGTTGAGTCGCTGGTGCGCCGGCCAGCAAGGCCTCAAGCCCTACCGCGGTCAGTGCCTGATCCACCGCTCGGAGCTCATGCAGCTGCGCGGCGACTGGCCGGACGCCATGGCAGAGGTGCAGCAGGCGTGCCAGCACCTCGCCGAGCCGCCCGGAGACCCGGTGCTCGGGATGGCGCACTACCAGCGGGGAGAGCTGCTGCGCCTGCGCGGTGAGTTGTCGCGCGCCGAGCAGGCCTACCGCAAGGCGGGCGAGGCCGGCCACCCCGTACAACCGGGCCTGGCCCTGCTGCGCCTGGCCCAAGGCCGGATCGGTGACGCGGCGGCGGCCATCCGCCACGTCGTGACGGAGGCCGAGGGCGACCGCGTGAAACGCGCCCGCGTCCTGGCCGCATTCGTCGAGATCGTCCTGGCCGCCGGCGACGTCGATGCGGCCAGGCCGGCGGTGGACGACCTGGACGAGCTCAGCGGTGTTCTCGAGGCTCCTTACCTGCGTGCGGTCGCCGAGTCGGCACGCGGCGCCGTCATGCTCGCCGACGGTGACGTTCACGGTGCGTACCGGGTGCTGCGCCGTGCATGGACGACATGGCAGGGCGTCGACGCACCGTACGAGGCGGCACGGGTACGCCTGCTCATGGCGCAGGCGTGCGGTGAGCTGGGCGACCACGATTCAGCTGCCATGGAGCTGGACGCCGCGCGTCGCGTGTTCGAGCAGCTCGGGGCCGCTCCGGCGCTGGCCCGGGCCGCCGAGCTGTCCGGCGCACGGAAGCAGCCCGCTCCGGGCGGGCTGACCCCGCGGGAAGTCGACGTCCTCCGCCTCGTCGCAACGGGGGCGACCAACCGCGAGGTCGCCGACAGACTCGTCATCAGCGAGAAGACCGTTGCCCGTCACGTCAGCAACATCTTCTCCAAGCTCGGCGTCGCATCGCGGGCAGGCGCCACGGCCTACGCCTTCCGGCACGAGCTGGTGTAGCGGCCGGGCTGCTGCGCAGAATCACCCATTCCGGCCGCCGGCCCGACATGGACAGTTCGCCCGAAGCGACGGCCCGCCGCCGGGCTCGATCCTCCTCGCCATGACAACCCCGTCTCCATCGACAACGAGGGCGCGTCGCGGAGCGGCCGGTGTGGCACTCGCACCCGTGGTACTGCTCGTCGCGCTCGTCACCCATCCCTTCATCGCGACGTTGCCGGACGAGGAGGCCGTCGCCCACGCCGTCGCGGCCCACACGACGTGGTGGGGGATCGTGCACCTGCTCACGGCGGTGGCGTCCGGCCTCGTCGCGCTGGCGTTCCTCGCGATCCGGGCCCGCCTGCGCGACGCGGGCGAGGAACGGTTCAGCCCGTGGGCGTTGCCGTTCGTGATCGTCGGCAGCGTCTTGTACGGCTTCCTGCCGGGGCTCGAGTTCGCGCCGATGACGGCCGTACGCACCGGCGGCGATGCCGCGGCCACGCAGGCCGTGCTCCAGCCGTGGTTCATCTCGGTACTGGCCACGAGCGTGCTGCTCTTCGCGGTAGGGGTGATCGGGTTCGCGCAGGGCATCGCCTCAGCGCGGATCCTGAGCCGCCCGCTCACCCGCCTCGTCGTCACCGCGCTCGTCGTGTGGGCCGCGGCCCGCTTCGTTCCGCTGGGCGCGGTGCAGTTCCACATGCAGGGCGCGGCCGCCATCGTCGCGCTGTGGCCACTGGCCTTCGGGATGTGGCGGCAGACCCGGCTCGCACCCCCGATGCCGGCCTCTGCTGCTCGGGCTCACTGACTCCCGCGGGCCCTGCGGACCTGCCCTCATCGATTGAGGTGTTCCTGCAACGCATCGAGGGATCCGTCCCAGTCGCGGGCGAGCGCAGCGAGGAACTGCTGCGCCACCCGCATCGGGGCGGAACGGAGCCGGTACCGCACCCGACGCCGCTCCCCCTGTTGCGCTGTCACCAGGCCCGCATCCGACAGCAGGGCGAGGTGCTTGGCGATCGCCTGCCGGGTGATCGGCAGGCGTTCGGCGAGATCCGTCGCGGTGGCAGGCCCGTGCGATGCCAGCATGGCGAGGATGGCGCGTCGGCTCGGGTCCGCCAGCGCGACGAAGACCTGCTCGGCGATAGCCTCGATGTCAGGCGGCATCGAGGTACTCGACCAGCTCGGCCAGCTCGCGCCGCCAGCCGTCGGTGTTGCCGTCGAACGCGGCGCGGTAGGCGTCGTCCGAGAGCTGCGCGAAGCCGCTCTCGACCACGGTGAGCCGCGTGCCCGAGCCCACCGGTTCGAGCGTGAACTCGACGTACGTGCGGCGGGGGTCTTCCTCGGGAAGTCCGTAGATGTGCCAGGTGAAGGCGAAGACCGCCGGCTCCTCCACGCGCTCGACGCGCAGGTTCGCGGTGGCGCCGTCGTCCCACGTCAGCTCCGCCGCACCGCCGGGGCGCAGGTCGATCGAGGCCTTGTGGCCGAACCACGTGCCGAGTCCCTCGGCCGTGGTGATCGCCGCCCACACCTTCTGCGGCGGGTGGGCGAGCTCGACGGTCCGCTCGATGCGGTCGGGGAACGCCATGTCAACCTCCATTGAATAGCAACCACTGAGTTGCCATAGAAGATATAGCAACCCGCTGGTGCGTCAAAGCGCCGACTACTTCACCGTCATGCCGGCGTCGACCGGCAGCGCCACGCCGGTCACGTAGCGGGCCTCGTCGGATACCAGCCAGGCAACGGCGGCACTGACATCCTCCGCCGCGATCAGCGGGACGTCGAGCAGGTTGGTCATGTCCGGACCGTCCGCCGGGAGCGACGCCAGCATCTCCTGGATCGCCTGGTTGTGGATCATCGGCGTGCTCACGCCCGTGGGGTGGACGGAGTTCACGCGGATGTTGTGCCTGGCGAGCCAGTTCGCCCAGGTCCGCGTGAGACCGACGATGGCGTGCTTGCTCGCCACGTACCCGTCCGCTCCCGCGTTCCCGCTACCGCCACGCCCGATCAGTGCCATCGTCGAGCCGGTCAGCACGATCGACCCGCCCCGGCCCTGCTCGATCATGATCGGCGCCGCGGCGTGCACGGTGTTCCACACACCGACCAGGTTCACGTCGAGCACCTCGCGGAACGCGGCGGGCGCGGCGACGTCCTGGCGGACCATGCCGATGCCGGCGTTGGCCAGCACGATGTCGACCCCACCCAGCTTCTCGACCCCGTCGGCAACGGCCGCGGCCACCGCGTCCGCGTCCCGCACGTCCGCCTCGGCCGTCACGATCCGGCGGTCCAGCGCCTCGACCTCGCTCGCGGTGTCCGCCAGGTCCCCCGTCGTGGCGAGCGGATAGGCGACGGTGTCGATCTGGCGGCAGATGTCCACCGCGATCACGTCCGCACCCTCGGCGGCGAGCCGCACCGCATGGCTGCGCCCCTGCCCGCGCGCCGCCCCCGTGATCAGCGCGACCTTCCCGTCCAGCCGTCCGGCCATGTGCCCACCCCTCACATCGACGACGGAGGCGAACTCTACGAGCTCGCCCGTGTGGCGGTACACGCGCCTCTGAATCGCTTCAACCACTTCCCTGGCCCACGATCGGCAAGGCCCGTTGATCTCGCCTTGTGAGCCGCGCCACCGGTTGATACGTTCCAATTCCGGGCGATCAGAGGAGCCGAAGACGATGCCGTCACCAGGGCAGGCCGTGCGTTCGCTGCGAGAAGGCTTCGCCGCCCCGCCACCGGACGGCCGGATCATGATGCGCTGGTGGTGGTTCGGCCCCTTCGTCGAGGAGGCCGAGCTGGCGCGCGAGCTGGAGGCCATGGCGGCGGCCGGCATCGGCGGCGTCGAGGTCGCCGCGGTGTACCCGCTGTCGACGTCGCGGGCGGAGCGGGACGCCGGCGGGTTCCTCTCCGAACGGCACCTGACCCGGCTCCGGTTCGCCGCCGAGACGGCGTCCCGGCTCGGCATGCGCTTCGACGTCACGCTCGGCAGCGGCTGGTCGTACGGCGGCCCGCACATCACCGACGAGACCGCCGCGCGCCGGCTGCGGTGGGACGTGCGCGAGGTGCCGCGACGCGCGATGCGGATCGCCGCCGCCCAGCCGTGGCCGGGTGACGAGCTCGTCGCCGCGTACATCGGCGACGGCTCGGAGCAGGAGCCACCCTCGACGTGGGAGCAGCTGTCGATCCGCGACGGCGCGGTCCAGGTGCCGGAGGGCTCGGGACCGCGGATGGTCCTCCTCGCCGTCTCGAGCCCGACCGGCCAGAACGTCAAGCGCGCCGCGGCCGGAGCTGAGGGCCCGGTGCTCGACCACTGCAGCCGCGCCGCCACCGAGGCGCACCTGCGGGCGGTCGCCGACCCGATCCTCACGGCCGTCCCGAGCGGGCTCGTCACCGCGGTGTTCTGCGACAGCCTCGAGGTGTACGGCGCGGACTGGACCCCGGATCTGCCGGCGGAGTTCCACGCCCGCCGCGGCTACGACCTCCTGCCCGTACTGCCCCTGCTGCACACCCGCGGTGAGGGATGCGAACGGGTCCGCGCCGACGTCGCGGCGACGCTCGGCGAGCTCTACGAGGAGAACTTCGTCGCCGTCGTGCGGGAATGGGCGAACGAGCACGGCGTCCTGTTCCGCATCCAGAGCTACGGGCAGCCGCCGGGCACGCTGTCGGCCTACCGGCACGCCGACCTCCCGGAGGGCGAGGGCTGGGGATGGCGCTCGGTCACGCAGACCAAGTGGGCGACGTCGGCCGCGCACCTGTACCAGCGACCGGTGGTCTCCTCGGAGACGTGGACCTGGGTGCACTCGCCGTCCTTCGCCGCCACCCCGCTCGACCTCGCCGGTGAGGCGCACGAGCACCTCCTCCTGGGCGTCAACCAGCTCATCGGGCACGGCTGGCCGTACTCCCCGCCGGACGCGCATGCCCCCGGTTGGATCTTCTACGCGTCCGGGGCGCTGAACGACGCCAACCCGTGGTGGCCTGCGATGCCCGAGCTCACCCGGTACCTGCACCGCCTCTGCTGGTTGATGCGGCAGGGCGACCCGGTCGTCGACGTCGCCCTCTACGCGCCGAGCCGCGACGCCGCGCAGCACTTCACCCCCGGCACCCGCGGCTACCTCGACCTCTGGCACGCCACCCGCTGGCACATCGGCGAGGCGCTGCCCGCCGCCCTGCGCGAGGCCGGGTACGACTACGACCTCGTCGACGACACCGCCCTCCGGGAGGCCGACTGGAGCCGGTACCGGGTGGTCGTCCTGCCGAACGTGTGCGACCTGCCGGAGGCGACCGCGCGCCTGCTCGAGAAGCACACCGCCGCGGGCGGCATCGTCGTCACCGTCGGCGGCAGCGTGCACCGCGACGGCTGGACCGGTGTCGAGGACGTCGACGCGCTGCTGCCCGCGCTCGGCGCGCTCGTGCCGCCGGACGCCACGGCCGCGCCGGAGATCGGAATCGCCCACCGCCGCGCGGGCGAGACCGACGTCTACTTCGTCGCGAACACCGGCCCGTCCCCGCGCGCGTTCACCCTGCGACCGCGCGACGCCGCCACCGCGTTCGAACGGTGGGACGCCCGCACCGGGCGGGCCCACCGGATCGAGGTGCGCGACGGTGGGGTGCCGCTGGAGCTGCAGCCGTACGAGGCAGCCGTCGTCGTCGCGCTGCCCGCACCCGACGCGGACGTCCCGGCCGCACCGGCCGCAGGCCCGGTCGAGACGGTGGCCCTCGCCGGGCCGTGGACCGTCGCGTACGCCGACGCCCCGGACGTGCGGCAGGAGGTCGCGCTGCCGCACCGGTGGGAGGACGACGCGGGGCGGGCCGACCACTCGGGCGCCGCCACCTACGAGGCGACCGTCGATCTGCCGGCCGAACGCCTCGACGGCCGCGTCCTGCTCGACCTCGGTCCGGTGCACGCCCGCGCGCAGGCGGTCGCCGGTGAACGGGGCCTGCGCGGTGCGTCGTTCCGCGCCGAGGTCACCGCACCGGTGGGCGAGGTCGCACAGGTCCTGGTGAACGGCGAGACCTGCGGCTGGGCGTGGGCGCCGCCGTACACCGTCGACGTCACGGACCGGCTGCGCGCCGGGCGGAACACCATCGCCGTCCGGGTGCTGAACACCGGTGTCGGCGCGCTGCGCGCGGCCACCGAGCTCACCGCGACCGTCGAGGCGGTGACGCGCATCGACGGCAGGCGGTTCCGCATGCAGGACCTGGAGCTCGCCCGGCTGCCCACGAACTCGGGCCTGCGCGAGGTGCCGGCACTGCGGTTCGCTTCGTCACGAACGGATCAACGAAATGATCGATCGGGTTAACCTCGCCCATGGACGAGCTGACGCCGAGGTATCTCCTCTCCCTCCCGCTGCACGTCGTCACCGAGGTCTACGGAGAGCAGGGGCTGCGCAGGCGGTTCCAGCTCGAGATCGCCTCCTTCCCCGAGACCGAGCAGGCGGTGTTGGAACGGGCGTTCCGGCTCGCGGAGCGCCTGCACCGCGATGACCGCCGGTCTCGCGAACCCGTCCTCAACCACCTGCTGCGCGTCAGCATCCGGATCATGTGCCACTACCGGGTCCGCGACGTCGACGTGCTCGCCGCCGCGTTGCTGCACGACGCCGTCGAGGACCACCCCGACGAGCTGGCGGGCGGCGCGCCGGTGGACGCCACGGCGGCGGCGTTGGCCGTGCTCGCCCGCGATTTCGGCCCACGGGTGGCCGAGCTGGTCGCCGCGGTGACCAACCCCGAGTACGACCCGGCCCGCGACAAGGACGAGCAGTACCGGGAGCACGTGGCGGCGAGCCTGGCCGCCGCCCCGTGGGCTCGGCCGATCAAGGTCTCCGACTTCACCGACAACGGCGTCGGCATCCTCTACACGATCGGCCCGAAGGTACGCCGGGCCGCGGTGAAGTACACCCCGCTCGTCCCGGTGCTGCGCGAGCTCGTCGCCCGACCCGACACACCGCTGGCCGACGACGTCAAGGCGAAGATCGACGGACAGTTCGACCTCGCCGAGCGACGCTTCGCCGCCATCCTCGAGCCCAGCTGAGACTGCTCGGCCCCACGTGACCGAATCTTGTCGGCGATGGGCATTCATGCCACTTCCCGGGGAGCAGCGCAGGCGGTCAAGGTCGTGGTGTTCCTTCCGACCCACCGCCGAGGACGAACCGAGAGGAGTCGCAGCCCATGATCGTCCGTTCGCTGGAAGAGGTCATCGGCACGGAGCGCGAGGTGAAGGGCCCCACCTGGACCAGCCGACGCCTCGCGCTCGCCGAGGAGAAGGTCGGCTTCTCCCTGCACGACACCGTCGTGCACGCGGGCACCGAGATCACGATGTGGTACGCCGACCACGTCGAGGCCGTCTACGTCATCGAGGGCCATGGCGAGCTGGTCGACGACGAGACCGGTGACACGCACAGCCTCGAGCCCGGCGTGATGTACCTGGTCGACGCGCACCAGCACCACACCCTGCGCGCCCACACCGAGTTCCGCGCCGTCTGCGTGTTCAACCCGGCCCTCACGGGCCGCGAGGTGCACGACGAGAACGGCGCCTTCCCACTGCTGACCGAGAAGGGTCAGTGACACCGCGGCCCCGCCTGACCGGATCGGTACACCCGGACGTCATGGCGGTGCTGGCCGCCGCCGACGTGGGACACCAGCCCGCCTACGGCGCGGACGTCCACACCGCCCGGCTGCGCGATCTGATCGAGGACCGTTTCGGCGAGGACGCCGAGGTCTACCCGGTCTTCAACGGCAGCGGCGCCAACGTGGTCGGGCTGCAGGCGATGTGCGACCGGTGGAGCGCGGTGGTCTGCCCGGAGTCCGCGCACATCAACCTGGACGAGTGCGGCGCACCCGAGAAGGTGGCGGGGCTGAAGCTGATCCCGGTGCCCACCGTCGACACCACCGAGGCCGACGTGGACGCCTTCGCGGCCGCCATCGCCCAGGAGATGGAAGCTCGAGCCGAACGCCCCGCGTCCACCGCTGCCCCGGACTCTTCTCCCGATCGAGCACCGGTCCCCCCACGCACGCAGACCGGCTCGAGTCCCCCGTCAGGCAGCGCGAAGCCGGACGGCACCGGTCAGCCCTCCGGGCGAGCTCGGAGGGCAGACGTCAGACCGGCATCCGGTTGAACTTGCGAATGCTCTTGTCGAAGGCCCGGGCGGGGACGAGTCGGCGGAGCACGGTGACGCGGCCGGCGAGCGGGCCCGCGGGGTAGCGCAGTTTCGGCTTTTGGTCGGTGGCCGCGCTGACGATCACCTTGGCGACGATGGCGGGGTCGTCGCCGTTCCGGAACGAGGCGGCCACCACCTCGTCGAAGATGTGCCGCTGCTGCGCGTAGACCGGCAACGGGGTGTCGGCCAGCAGCAGGTTCGCGTCGAACGGGGTGTTGGTCGTGCCGGGCTCCACGAGCAGGACCCGGACGCCGTGCTCCCGGACCTCGTGGTCGAGCGACTCGGAGTAACCCTCGACCGCGTGCTTGGACGCACCGTAGACGGCCATGAAGGGGCTGGGGACGAACCCGAACACGGACGAGATGTTGATGACGCGTCCGCGTCCCTGGGCGCGCATGTGCGGCAGGACGGCCTTCGTCATCCGCATGAGGCCGAAGACGTTGACGTCGAAGACGCCCTGCGCCTGGCCGACGGAGCTCTCTTCGGCGGCCCCGTTGGTGCCGAGCCCGGCGTTGTTGACCAGGACGTCGAGGCGCCCGAACCGCTCGATGACCTTCTCGACCACGGTGGCGACCGACTCGTCACTGGTGACGTCGAGGTCCAGCAGCGTCACACCGTCACCAGGGGTCACTCGCGAGGTGTCGCGGCTCGTCCCGATCACCTGGAACCCCGCTGCGGCGAGCGCGAGCGTGGCCGCCTTGCCGATGCCGGAGGACGCGCCCGTCACGAGCGCCACCGGCCGTGTTGCTGTCATCA
This window harbors:
- a CDS encoding ectoine synthase; the protein is MIVRSLEEVIGTEREVKGPTWTSRRLALAEEKVGFSLHDTVVHAGTEITMWYADHVEAVYVIEGHGELVDDETGDTHSLEPGVMYLVDAHQHHTLRAHTEFRAVCVFNPALTGREVHDENGAFPLLTEKGQ
- a CDS encoding helix-turn-helix transcriptional regulator; this translates as MRATDAVQRGRESYALHAWRDAYEALAAADEHARLEAQDLDRLAMAAYLIGRDDAAAEGLERAHLAFLDQGEVGRAVRCAFWLGIFLFLRGRHAEGGGWLGRAGRLLEPARDTVERGYLLVPGALQALQSGDPSTAHEVFREAAGIADRFGDPDLVALSRLGCGQALVAMGNATDGVAMLDEAMLAVTTGEVSAVAAGIVYCALIIACRDIFDWRRAQEWTVALSRWCAGQQGLKPYRGQCLIHRSELMQLRGDWPDAMAEVQQACQHLAEPPGDPVLGMAHYQRGELLRLRGELSRAEQAYRKAGEAGHPVQPGLALLRLAQGRIGDAAAAIRHVVTEAEGDRVKRARVLAAFVEIVLAAGDVDAARPAVDDLDELSGVLEAPYLRAVAESARGAVMLADGDVHGAYRVLRRAWTTWQGVDAPYEAARVRLLMAQACGELGDHDSAAMELDAARRVFEQLGAAPALARAAELSGARKQPAPGGLTPREVDVLRLVATGATNREVADRLVISEKTVARHVSNIFSKLGVASRAGATAYAFRHELV
- a CDS encoding beta-eliminating lyase-related protein; this encodes MTPRPRLTGSVHPDVMAVLAAADVGHQPAYGADVHTARLRDLIEDRFGEDAEVYPVFNGSGANVVGLQAMCDRWSAVVCPESAHINLDECGAPEKVAGLKLIPVPTVDTTEADVDAFAAAIAQEMEARAERPASTAAPDSSPDRAPVPPRTQTGSSPPSGSAKPDGTGQPSGRARRADVRPASG
- a CDS encoding oxidoreductase, whose translation is MTATRPVALVTGASSGIGKAATLALAAAGFQVIGTSRDTSRVTPGDGVTLLDLDVTSDESVATVVEKVIERFGRLDVLVNNAGLGTNGAAEESSVGQAQGVFDVNVFGLMRMTKAVLPHMRAQGRGRVINISSVFGFVPSPFMAVYGASKHAVEGYSESLDHEVREHGVRVLLVEPGTTNTPFDANLLLADTPLPVYAQQRHIFDEVVAASFRNGDDPAIVAKVIVSAATDQKPKLRYPAGPLAGRVTVLRRLVPARAFDKSIRKFNRMPV
- a CDS encoding alpha/beta fold hydrolase, encoding MSHATIATVSTLTVPGARLHYEVRGSGPLVVLAGAPMDAAAFAPLADQLAADHTVVTTDPRGIHRSPLDDPDQDSTPDLRADDLARLIVHLDAGPATVFGSSGGAVTALALVQSHPELVRTSIAHEPPSFALLANREQLAAQTEDIIATYLTGDTLGAWAKFMDQANIVLPDGVLGQMFGGERDPQVVADEHRWFTHELRGTVHWQPDLEALHAAAPRVVIGIGEESAGQHCDRASRALAAALDVEPIMFPGDHIGFVEDPERFAARLRAVRSQDG
- a CDS encoding mycofactocin-coupled SDR family oxidoreductase; the protein is MAGRLDGKVALITGAARGQGRSHAVRLAAEGADVIAVDICRQIDTVAYPLATTGDLADTASEVEALDRRIVTAEADVRDADAVAAAVADGVEKLGGVDIVLANAGIGMVRQDVAAPAAFREVLDVNLVGVWNTVHAAAPIMIEQGRGGSIVLTGSTMALIGRGGSGNAGADGYVASKHAIVGLTRTWANWLARHNIRVNSVHPTGVSTPMIHNQAIQEMLASLPADGPDMTNLLDVPLIAAEDVSAAVAWLVSDEARYVTGVALPVDAGMTVK
- a CDS encoding HD domain-containing protein translates to MDELTPRYLLSLPLHVVTEVYGEQGLRRRFQLEIASFPETEQAVLERAFRLAERLHRDDRRSREPVLNHLLRVSIRIMCHYRVRDVDVLAAALLHDAVEDHPDELAGGAPVDATAAALAVLARDFGPRVAELVAAVTNPEYDPARDKDEQYREHVAASLAAAPWARPIKVSDFTDNGVGILYTIGPKVRRAAVKYTPLVPVLRELVARPDTPLADDVKAKIDGQFDLAERRFAAILEPS
- a CDS encoding SRPBCC domain-containing protein; protein product: MAFPDRIERTVELAHPPQKVWAAITTAEGLGTWFGHKASIDLRPGGAAELTWDDGATANLRVERVEEPAVFAFTWHIYGLPEEDPRRTYVEFTLEPVGSGTRLTVVESGFAQLSDDAYRAAFDGNTDGWRRELAELVEYLDAA
- a CDS encoding ArsR/SmtB family transcription factor — protein: MPPDIEAIAEQVFVALADPSRRAILAMLASHGPATATDLAERLPITRQAIAKHLALLSDAGLVTAQQGERRRVRYRLRSAPMRVAQQFLAALARDWDGSLDALQEHLNR
- a CDS encoding glycosyl hydrolase, encoding MPSPGQAVRSLREGFAAPPPDGRIMMRWWWFGPFVEEAELARELEAMAAAGIGGVEVAAVYPLSTSRAERDAGGFLSERHLTRLRFAAETASRLGMRFDVTLGSGWSYGGPHITDETAARRLRWDVREVPRRAMRIAAAQPWPGDELVAAYIGDGSEQEPPSTWEQLSIRDGAVQVPEGSGPRMVLLAVSSPTGQNVKRAAAGAEGPVLDHCSRAATEAHLRAVADPILTAVPSGLVTAVFCDSLEVYGADWTPDLPAEFHARRGYDLLPVLPLLHTRGEGCERVRADVAATLGELYEENFVAVVREWANEHGVLFRIQSYGQPPGTLSAYRHADLPEGEGWGWRSVTQTKWATSAAHLYQRPVVSSETWTWVHSPSFAATPLDLAGEAHEHLLLGVNQLIGHGWPYSPPDAHAPGWIFYASGALNDANPWWPAMPELTRYLHRLCWLMRQGDPVVDVALYAPSRDAAQHFTPGTRGYLDLWHATRWHIGEALPAALREAGYDYDLVDDTALREADWSRYRVVVLPNVCDLPEATARLLEKHTAAGGIVVTVGGSVHRDGWTGVEDVDALLPALGALVPPDATAAPEIGIAHRRAGETDVYFVANTGPSPRAFTLRPRDAATAFERWDARTGRAHRIEVRDGGVPLELQPYEAAVVVALPAPDADVPAAPAAGPVETVALAGPWTVAYADAPDVRQEVALPHRWEDDAGRADHSGAATYEATVDLPAERLDGRVLLDLGPVHARAQAVAGERGLRGASFRAEVTAPVGEVAQVLVNGETCGWAWAPPYTVDVTDRLRAGRNTIAVRVLNTGVGALRAATELTATVEAVTRIDGRRFRMQDLELARLPTNSGLREVPALRFASSRTDQRNDRSG